The window TAAGTTCCGCACTACGAGATTAAATTCTATCTCTTCGACGTCAATTATTCCGTTTGCTTCAAGGTGGCCGTTTGAAATGTTCGTGCTACTCAATTTTCTCTTACCGCTTAAAACCGTATCTTTCCAATAGGAGTCCACCATAAATCCGTTTCCCGAATAAAGCGAGTGATATATTCTTTGGTTTTTGCCCGAAAAGGTTCGGCAGACATTTGAATTCTTGGAGTAAGTTGATTAGCTTGGTGCTCCATAAATTCCGTTGATTTTTTCACAAGGGGAGAAGCGGCTCCACCGACAACCTCGCAACTTATAAATGATGCGTCCGGATTGAACAGTTTCTCAAGAGCGAACACCTTGCGATGCTTGTCTCAATGAACACTTTCATGGATGATAGTGTTGTTTCCTGATCCCAGATTTCGCAAAAAAACTTAAAGAGAATAAATTTGAAGCAGTAATTGCCGGAGCCGGCAAAGCGGCTCATCTTCCGGGGGTAATAGCTGCATATACGACACTCCCTGTAATAGGGGTTCCTATTAAAACTGATGATCTCGGTGGGCTGGATTCGCTTTTATCCATAGTGCAGATGCCGGGAGGAGCTCCATAACGTACAAAAAGCCTGCAATACAAAGGGTTTTGAATACCCCTAAGGGGCGGACACCTTATATTGCAGGCTTTCTCGATACTAAAAATAAAAGAATTAACCGCAGCATTATATCAATGCT of the Actinomycetota bacterium genome contains:
- a CDS encoding AIR carboxylase family protein, with protein sequence MIPDFAKKLKENKFEAVIAGAGKAAHLPGVIAAYTTLPVIGVPIKTDDLGGLDSLLSIVQMPGGAP